The DNA segment ATGCCCACATTGCATGGAGCATTCAAAGGCATTTAGATTACATCATGGGGGGAAAATTCTTGGTTTGATTCGCATCGTAGATTTTTACCAAATGATCATGCATTTAGGAGGAACAAGAATGCATTCAATAAGGGGGAAGTTGACATGGATCCTCCACCACCTAAGTTCACACCTACACAAGTTTGGAACAGAGTAAAGACTTATCCTAAAGTAACTGAAAGTGGTGTGCAAAGAATACATGGTTACGGGGAGTGCATAATTGGACAAAAAGAAGCATCTTTTGAGATCTTCCATACTGGAAAGACAATATATTAAGACATAATCTTGATGTTATGCATATTGAAAAAAACTTCTTCGATAACATCTTTAATACTGTCATGAATGTCACTGGAAAGACAAAGGACAATGACAAAGCACGAATGGACTTAGGTTTGTATTTTTGGCGAAGAGACTTGGAACTTAAGTCACATCTTAATGGAAAGATGTTGAAGCCAAAAGCAAATTACACACTTGCAACAGAGGAAATTAAACATGTGTGTCAATGGTTAAAAGATCTTAGGATGCCTGACGGATATTCTTCGAACTTGGCTAGATGTGTTGATGTCAACAAGGGAAGGGTGCTTGGGATGAAAAGTCATGATTGTCATGTGTTCATGGAATGCCTACTTCCCATAGCATTTAGTTCATTACCAGCTCATGTTCTAAATCCCATTATTGAGGTAAGTcattttttcaaagatttgtgTTCTACAACACTAAAAGAAGATGACCTTACTACGATGGAACAAAACATTCAAATAATTCTTTGTAAGTTGGAAAGAATATTTCCTCCggcaatttttttattctatggAACATCTCCCTGTCCATCTAGCATATGAAGCAAAACTTGGTGGACCTGTCCATTATAGGTGGATGTACCCATTTGAAAGGTAATAATAAGAGTTATTAGTCTTTATTTAATGTGAACTATAATTATCAATCATATCAAATTTCTTTGATTGTAGATTCATGGGATATGCTAAACGTTCAGTGAAAAATAAGGCTAGGGTAGAAGGATCTATTTGTGCATCTTATTTGCATCGTGAGACAACTCATTTTTGTTCACACTATTTCAACAACTTCATGTTAAGACCACAACATTGTAGAAATGAAGTGGACATTGAAAGTGAAAGGCTTCCATCAATCTTATCTGTCTTTGACCAACCTGGACGTCATTCTGGGAGGGAGATCACTCGTTGGTTAACTGATGAAGAATTGAGCTCAGCTCATGTTCATGTTTTGATCAACTGTAATGAAGTTAAACCATACCTTGAGTAAGCGTCAtgcaatatattattttaaaacacaGTTATTCATCCATTAAGTTATCGCTAACCTAATGCATTGACACCTATATATTGACAACGCTTTCTTACATTCTAATGAAATTTCCGAATCCCATGCTTCGGCTCATATACATGCAGATTTCCCTTTGGACACAAGTATGTATCTAGAAATTCTATAATTTACTTTTTGTTGACTTCTTTAaccatttcataaaaaattaatgacatTGATATATTTATAGGTTCATAAAGACCCTTTAAATGTCAAGAACCAACACCTAAGAGATTTATCATTTGGTCCTTTAAGGTGTGTAAAAGAATGGCACACATTCTTTGTGAATGGGTACAAATTCCACACTCACGCATGGAGCGAgggaaagaaaacaataaatagtGGGGTCCATGTAAAGGGTCTTACAAAAGGAGGTGAGGATGATTTCTACGGTGTGATTCAACACATGTATGAGGTGGAGTACAATTCTTTGACCTCAGATAAGAAAGTTGTATTATTTTACTGTAATTGGTTTGATCCATCAACAAGAGGTACGCGAGTAGATTCCAAATATGGTATTGTGGATATTCGAATGGACAGAAGATATGTGCCATTTGATCCTTTTATCATTGCACATAATGTTCGACAAGTTTATTATGTACCATATCCAACATCACGCAAAGACAAACGTGGTTGGTGTGTTGCAATCAAAACGAAGCCCAGAGGTAGTATAGATTCTGATGATGTAGAAGTTGAAGTGCCATATCAGGTGGATGAAATGTCACATGTTAATGAAGTCATTGAAGTTGAAAGGGTTTTAGGATTACAAGATTTAGAGGATGAGCTTGAAGAAGTTGACATAAACAATGTATCATCATTTCAAGATCAGATAgatgaagaaacaaatgaatGGGAAGAAGACAATGAAGAGGGAGAAAGTGAAGATGAATATGGAGATGACTTTGACATCTCTAGCTCTGAATAGACTTAGGAAGCCAATgttaacaaataatatttattgtagGAACTACTATTGTATTGTTGTTGTTAATATACTGTTTATTACTCCAATTAATTTGAGTTTAATGTTTGCTGATGAAATTTGTAcatgtttatttcaatttttttattaaactatatTCAACATATTCTTCTTCATTGATAAACTTATATAACCTTCATTATCATTTCATGCAATATATATAGATGTCATCAGGAGGTTCTGATCAACCATCACCGAGTAACAACCAAAAAAAGGGGAAAAATTATGTGATAAAATTGTTAtcacaatttaaaaaccaaaatccATCATCCAGTCAACCCAATACACCTATTTCTTCTTCAGTTCATGGATCTATCCCACCAGTAGCAGATGCTACCCAATCCACCCCACCAGTACAAGATGCTATTGCATCAACACCATCTCCACGTGTTGGTTCTAATGCATCAACCCCACCAGATATTACACCATCCCCATATACAAATCTTGGAGGGACACATTCAGCTTCTGCAGCGAATAACTTAGAGGACGAGGTCCTCTCAGCTGGTGATCGCCCTCTGATTCAGCCTATTGGGGGAGGGTAAGAATAtaacaaaattcaatttatataatttattattattgtcttATAATTTTGACTAACTTTGTTTTGGTATTTAGGTTTTATCCATCAAAAATAGCATCAAAGGCCATCACTGCCAGCATCAAACAACAATTTGGTGAGCCATGGCCAGCATGGGGGGCAATCCGAAAGGGTGAACGAGATATATTTTTTCAACGTTTTAAGGTACTTGTTTTTTATTccatttaaaaattttatattttacaatttggATTGATGATTCTTGTTGTTTTGTAGAGGAAGGTCACATGGAGGGTTGAGGACGAGGAATAAGTTAAGAAAAATTTCCATACAAAAGTTTTTCACACCCTTTCACAAATGTTTAAAGATGCTCGCCAAGAAGGTAAACGACCAGAATGTATTGGCAATAATGTTTGGAACAACCTCCTTGAACAGTGGAACATGCCTGTGTATCGATCCAAATGTGATACAGCTAAAAAgaattgtttttctgaaaaaggTGGATGTCTGCACACTGGAGGATCTATTAGTGTTCATGAACACGCTATTCGTATGGTATGATttccatataatttttttatattaatttatgattaattattatcttCTTAATTTATGAAATGTTTTCTTTATAGACAGAGGAGCTTGGCCGCTCGATCCATGTTGATGAAGTGTTTCAACAAACACATATACGAAAGAGCATTGGAGATTTTGTTGATGATAGATCAAGGCATACTCATGttagttattttaaacttttttttcatatacattaattagtatgataacaaatatttttcattttaataggaAGATTTTGAAAGTAGATTGTCTCAAGCATTATCTTAGTCACAATCTACCTCAATAGATCCTGTTGAGGAGGAAAAATTGAGAAGTCGTTGTTGGTTAGAAAGTGTAGGTGGAAGGTACAAGGGACAAGTATATGGGGTTGGACGTGTTGATTGTCAGGACGATTGTGTTAGTTGTTACCTACAAGAAACACAACCATCTTCTAGTAATAAGAAGGTTGATTCAGAAGAAATTGTTGAACTTAAGCAGCATATTGAACGCATGGATGCAAAGTTTCAAAACT comes from the Phaseolus vulgaris cultivar G19833 chromosome 8, P. vulgaris v2.0, whole genome shotgun sequence genome and includes:
- the LOC137824519 gene encoding uncharacterized protein — its product is MFKDARQEGKRPECIGNNVWNNLLEQWNMPVYRSKCDTAKKNCFSEKGGCLHTGGSISVHEHAIRMTEELGRSIHVDEVFQQTHIRKSIGDFVDDRSRHTHSQSTSIDPVEEEKLRSRCWLESVGGRYKGQVYGVGRVDCQDDCVSCYLQETQPSSSNKKVDSEEIVELKQHIERMDAKFQNLQNFQNFMMQYLPPEAAVAAKVIKLESLL